One Pyrus communis chromosome 13, drPyrComm1.1, whole genome shotgun sequence genomic window carries:
- the LOC137713763 gene encoding dof zinc finger protein DOF5.6-like, with amino-acid sequence MGHNSLQVCMDSSDWLQGTIREDSPMDSSSPLSGDMLTCSRPLVERRLRPQHDQALKCPRCDSTHTKFCYYNNYSLSQPRYFCKTCRRYWTKGGTLRNIPVGGGCRKNKKVSSKKPNDQSPSSLMNQHHHPGSSSSSISHIPTDLHLSFPDQMQFSHLNNLMLGSNMNPSSFMDNSNPRPIDFMESKLEAIVENARNYDFMGGGADLGMMGGYGNNMGGVSHGLDHQSSFNGICSSPFGMSSLDGQNGNFMDSCQRLMLPYDQANHEDHHQINAMDVKPNTKLLSLEWQDQAGCSDLGKDSFGYLNGLGSWSNVMNSYVPSTTNPLV; translated from the exons ATGGGTCATAATTCTCTGCAAGTTTGCATGGATTCATCTGACTGGCTACAG GGAACGATTCGCGAGGACTCTCCGATGGATTCGTCCTCGCCGTTATCCGGTGACATGTTAACGTGCTCAAGGCCTTTGGTCGAGCGGAGGCTGAGGCCCCAGCACGACCAAGCCCTCAAGTGCCCTAGGTGCGATTCCACCCACACCAAGTTTTGCTACTACAACAACTACAGCCTCTCCCAACCTAGGTACTTTTGCAAGACCTGCAGAAGGTACTGGACCAAAGGCGGGACGCTCAGAAACATCCCCGTCGGCGGCGGGTGtagaaagaacaagaaagtttCTTCCAAGAAACCCAATGATCAGAGCCCTTCATCGTTGATGAACCAACACCACCACCCCGGATCATCTTCGTCGTCGATATCTCACATCCCAACTGATCTCCACCTTTCTTTTCCTGATCAGATGCAGTTCTCACACCTCAATAACTTGATGCTTGGAAGTAATATGAACCCTAGTAGCTTCATGGACAATAGTAACCCTAGACCGATTGATTTCATGGAGAGCAAGTTGGAGGCTATAGTGGAGAATGCCAGGAACTATGATTTCATGGGGGGTGGTGCTGATTTGGGTATGATGGGTGGATATGGAAATAATATGGGTGGAGTTAGTCATGGATTAGATCATCAGTCAAGCTTTAATGGCATTTGCTCATCTCCATTTGGGATGTCATCACTTGATGGGCAGAATGGTAATTTCATGGACAGTTGCCAGAGGTTAATGTTGCCATATGATCAAGCAAATCATGAGGATCATCATCAAATTAATGCAATGGATGTGAAACCAAACACGAAGCTCTTATCGCTTGAGTGGCAAGACCAAGCTGGTTGCTCTGACCTTGGAAAGGACTCATTTGGGTACCTCAATGGCCTAGGATCATGGAGCAATGTGATGAACAGTTATGTCCCCTCCACAACAAATCCATTAGTCTAA